From a single Raphanus sativus cultivar WK10039 chromosome 3, ASM80110v3, whole genome shotgun sequence genomic region:
- the LOC130509043 gene encoding protein EARLY RESPONSIVE TO DEHYDRATION 15-like isoform X2, which translates to MAMVSGRRSTLNPDAPLFVPAAVRQVEDFSPEWWQLVTTSTWYHDYWISQNQGADGFYDGEVDVADLLPESFDFDDMEDLFEADEFDVEIYYAVGLGKNGEMVRRSRGNRSPKLIVEPAKYAEKPAKWANQRVAAPRNIHQPR; encoded by the exons ATGGCGATGGTTTCAGGAAGACGTTCTACTCTAAACCCCGACGCGCCACTGTTTGTTCCGGCGGCCGTACGGCAAGTGGAGGATTTCTCACCGGAGTGGTGGCAGTTGGTGACGACCTCGACGTGGTACCATGACTACTGGATCAGCCAGAACCAAGGAGCAGATGGTTTCTACGACGGTGAAGTCGATGTAGCTGATCTTCTACCAGAGTCGTTTGATTTCGATGACATGGAAGATCTCTTCGAGGCTGATGAGTTTGATGTAGAGATCTACTATGCGG TTGGTTTAGGGAAGAACGGTGAGATGGTGAGGAGATCGAGAGGGAACAGGAGTCCTAAGTTGATTGTTGAACCGGCTAAGTATGCGGAGAAGCCAGCTAAATGGGCAAACCAGAGGGTTGCTGCTCCAAGAAACATCCACCAGCCTCGTTGA
- the LOC108845806 gene encoding cysteine-rich and transmembrane domain-containing protein WIH2-like produces MTQYNQPPVGVPPPQGYPPEGYPPQGYPPQGYPQQGYPQQGYPPPYAPQYPPPQQNQQPQQQSSTTGCLEGCLAALCCCWLFQCCADVVL; encoded by the exons ATGACTCAGTACAATCAACCTCCCGTTGGGGTTCCTCCTCCTCAAG GTTATCCACCGGAGGGGTATCCACCGCAGGGTTATCCGCCGCAAGGCTACCCACAGCAGGGTTACCCTCAGCAAGGCTATCCTCCTCCGTATGCGCCCCAATATCCTCCACCACAGCAGAATCAGCAGCCGCAACAACAGAGCAGTACTACTGGGTGTCTAGAAGGATG TCTTGCTGCTCTCTGCTGTTGCTGGCTATTCCAATGTTGCGCAGATGTGGTACTTTAA
- the LOC130509043 gene encoding protein EARLY RESPONSIVE TO DEHYDRATION 15-like isoform X1: protein MAMVSGRRSTLNPDAPLFVPAAVRQVEDFSPEWWQLVTTSTWYHDYWISQNQGADGFYDGEVDVADLLPESFDFDDMEDLFEADEFDVEIYYAGSDFVGLGKNGEMVRRSRGNRSPKLIVEPAKYAEKPAKWANQRVAAPRNIHQPR, encoded by the exons ATGGCGATGGTTTCAGGAAGACGTTCTACTCTAAACCCCGACGCGCCACTGTTTGTTCCGGCGGCCGTACGGCAAGTGGAGGATTTCTCACCGGAGTGGTGGCAGTTGGTGACGACCTCGACGTGGTACCATGACTACTGGATCAGCCAGAACCAAGGAGCAGATGGTTTCTACGACGGTGAAGTCGATGTAGCTGATCTTCTACCAGAGTCGTTTGATTTCGATGACATGGAAGATCTCTTCGAGGCTGATGAGTTTGATGTAGAGATCTACTATGCGGGTTCTGACTTTG TTGGTTTAGGGAAGAACGGTGAGATGGTGAGGAGATCGAGAGGGAACAGGAGTCCTAAGTTGATTGTTGAACCGGCTAAGTATGCGGAGAAGCCAGCTAAATGGGCAAACCAGAGGGTTGCTGCTCCAAGAAACATCCACCAGCCTCGTTGA